The region GAGAGGGCTTAGTGTGACCACAGGGAAGCCTGGAGCTCTCTTGGTTGGGGGCCAGGGTGTCCCGCACTCCCCACTTGCGTGCTCACCACTCTGCGGAGGGTGACCCCTCTGGGGTCCCTTGGAGCCTTGCACCCACAGGGGCTTCCAACTGGAGACATTTCTGGAGGGCATGAATCAGCTTTTCACAGCTTGTTAAAAATCTTGATCCTACCTCTTGTTTTCATGCCTTTCAAATCAGGAAATGAGTTTTACAACTTTTCCAGTGGGGCACAGCTGGTGGCCAGGGTCGTAAAGCTGAACTTTATAAATATCTCTTGTTGGGATCAGGGGAAGAGCAttaaaaaggcagagagagagagagagagagagaaagagaagggaaagcagcaaagGCAATAGAGAAGGAAGGCACCCTCGGTGAAGAAGCCCAGCTCAACCTCAGCCATGGCCATGCGAGTGCAGAAGATGGGGAGCGCTTGGGGCAGGCTTTGcctgctgctctctctcctcctccagctgccgggATCCCAGGCCAAATGCTACTTCCAGGCTAAAGGTAAGTGGGGAGGTGAGCCGGGAAGACGCTGATGGGATGAGGAGGCCTCAGCTTGCCCCCGAGGCAGCggggctgtgccctgcctgcctgggaaGGGAGACTGTGCTGGGCTCAGGAGCGCGATCGtgggccagtgatgagtggaagGAGCAGTCTATAAACCACAGAacagctcccctgggctctggCTGAGAAACAGCTCGCTGGGCCATGAAGAGCTGCTGGCAAAAGCCTGGCTGGGGCTGAGTGTGCAGGACCAGCAGCAAAGGGAGGAGGGCTGCCCGTCTTTCCTCTGCCGCCTccttccagggctgcagagatgcTCAGACCCCAAGGGGTGCTGGATACGCACTCTGCAAGGAAGCAGGAGCCACTTGCCTCTGCCCCGGGTCCCTGGGGGCAGTAGGGAGAGCAGCAGGGCATGGTCAGGAGAGGATGCATGGGAGCATCACCTGGGCATCCCATATCTGTAGGGTGGCAGAGAGGCCACCCAAGTATCTGCTGTACCATGCTGCGGGTAGGAGGCCACGACATCCTCCCTGTTCCCTCTTTGAGGGCAGAGGGGTGCCGAGGAGGCTTCCACACACCCCGGCACAAGGCCCATGTGTGCCCATGGCCACCGTTTCCTTTGCAGCTCCCTGCGAGTACGAGGGGAAGCAGTTCTCCTTGggggagtcctggctgagcaccAATTGCCTGCTCTGCACCTGCCTGCACCCCATCGGCGTGGGCTGCTGCGAGACGTGAGTGACAGGCAgaggggtgatgggagggggTGATGCTGCCCTGCCACAGCCAGGAGGTCTGGTGGCAAGGGGCAGAGGTGGGCAGGAGCCCAGCAGGGCACTGAGGGTGGTGGGGTGAGCTGGGAAGCCAAAAGCGAGATGCCAGGAGCTGGTGGCCCAATCTGTCCTGGAAGACaccctggcagaggaggaagccacccagccctgccagcaaCCCCCTGGCACAGACCAGGGGGAGCTGACGGTACTGTGCCCtctcccacagcacccagcaccccatcGACTTCCCCGACTGGTGCGAGGCCCACTACGACTCGCAGACCTGCCAGATCTCGGTGGTGCAGAAGGCAAACCCCAGCCTGCCCTGCGTGAAGAGCATGGAGCATGAGTGGGGCTCTGCCGGCACCCCTGAGCCGCTCAGCAACAAGGTGCTGGGCGCGGGGCTGAGCAGATAGAGGCTTGGtggcaccccatgtccccccccgccccccgcatcATCCTCCCTCCTCCAGAGCACACCTCCCGCATGCTCCAGACCTGCCCCATCCCGTAGAGATGTCACTGCCGCCACCTTTGAGGGAAACCACTATCCGCACACTATGGTACCGAGTTAACTAATGCCGCCACGGCACGGCTTTGCTTCCTCCGTCAGCTTCCTGAACCCAACCACGGCCCCCTCCCCGTGAGATGCCCCGCGCACCACAGGAAGGCAGATCCTACGGGATCTCTTCCCAGGTGGGCAAGAAACATCCACAGGGTACAGACCAAATTAGCCTGCATCTCAGCAGTCTTGTACTCCCGCATCCGGCCTCGAGCCaagcagctccctcctcccaccGAGACCCCCGTCCCCCTGCACAGCAGACGCTGGGAGCTCGCTGGGGAGCACCCCGGccagccccttctctgccccgGAGCGTAACGGGCAACAACCCATCTCTGGAACCACTAATGCCCCTGCTCCCGCAGCTCCCAGGGCCGGAGGGGATCCCCGGCACTGCAGACCGGCCCTGGGCAATGCTGCAACAGAGCCAGCCCGGGGCAGGCGGTGGAGCTGGGGGGGACCACTGGAAGATGTCCCCAGTGGAggtccccatcccagctgcaggggagcggggaggggagctgggtgCCCTGCTCGGGGTTCAGGGAGCTGAAGTAATCTGCATGTGCCAGGGTGGAGCCGGCCACCctggcagccctgccccagccggTGCCATGCCTGTGTTGTGCAGAGCCTTGTGTAGATGTTTCTGTTCTtgcaataaagatattaaacaaagaGGTCTCCAGCCTGTGACTGTCATGCAGGGTGGGCTGCATCCACCATGGGGAAGGGTGGAAGGGTATAGGAATAAGGCTCTTGGGAAAGTTGAGTTCTGCACAATCAGATGTTTATTAGATTTCCACGCAAAGAGGAAAACTCTTTGAAAGGTTTGGTAGAAACCGGGAGCTGGCTGTTGAGCAGGGAGACCTCCACCCCAGCTCCTGAACGCACAGCACACGTTCACTCCAGCTGCCCAAGGATCCCGAGACCAGCAGGATGCCTTCGTGGGCAGGAGCGCAGGCAGAGAACAGCCCAGGTGCTCAGCCCTTCTCCATTTTGGACCATCACCATCATGCTGCCACTCCAGGAcactgattcagagaatgaatggttaaaggttgttagtgtggatttagtacagcctggcaaagaacagagctcggagcctaGGAGCCCaccattccaagataaagaaatggccttgtgtataagatagcgggaacagcctgcatgctaaggaggaacctaactgtctgggtaaagtgtccatctggtcgggaccagtttcgcggtttggggtccagccaacccagcattctaggacaaaggtaaaggtacacggtgaagaagactgcgagccttcctccagaagaccccggcccacgaccaccaggcgacagtacgcatgtggcaaggggaggagacttatgataatgagttcctagaaataattagaatagtaatgccttttcttagaatcaattataataacccagcccacattaatgaatatgtatgcttttcatcataaatagacgcttgttttacaaaccggtgtgcaagtttggaggagcgatcccccttgcacccggcgccgcaataaacatgcctgctttataactctctgcgagttgtaaggtttgtttccgcgcgtcaacaccagcatctcccagcagTGCAGGGCTGGCCTGCCAGAACCCGCCTCCTCCGGGTGAGGATAGCGGGGATGCTGGGCCATGCACATGGGACACCCCTCACAAGAGGCAGGACACCTGCCGGGGCAGGAGAACAGGCTCCCACCTAGCCCAGGTGGCCAGCATGCCTCACCTGGATGCCAGACCTCCTCTGCTCGTGGGTTTCTCTGTAGGGGCACGGCCTTCACCCAAGGCTGGTATGGGGCTTCACTGAAGagttcccctctcccttcccccggCTAGGCCTTTTCTTCTTGGAAGTCCCTCATGGGGTAAAGGTACGTCAGGCTGTTCCTGGGAGGCAGATTTACTTTCACTGAGTGCTGGGACTCACACTTTCACCCAGGCAGGAAGGGTCTGGCTCCAGGCTGATGGCTGCAGCAGAAGACACTGCAGAAAGGGCAGTGCTCCTCCACCCACAGGCGGGACAGACCTGCCCAGTGCCCACCTGGGCATCACAGATGAACCCAAGGGGACATTGGGTCTGCGCCCCGCAGCACACCGGTGACAGTCCTGCTGGCCATTCCCACTTGTGGCACCACAGGTCCCTACCAGCTTTTCCCACTTCAGATGGTGATGGAGTTGGTGCTGGAGAACTGAGATACATAGGAAGCCAGGATAGGGTTGGTGGGAAGGACTTTGATGGGCAAGTCCCAGCTGAAAGTGTCCACTTCGATCTGCTCCACTCCAGTCCAGGTGATGGCCTCCGACTGGCTCCCATGAACTAAGCAGGTCCCCGCCGACTCCCCGGAGGTCACAAACTCAAAGTGCAGCCTCCACTTCAGGGACACTGTAGGCAAGAGAGGGGTCAGAAGCAAACACCACAAGGTATGGCGTCTTTGGCTGTCCTGCAAGGGGACAAGGAAATAAGCCCACCCATGCAGGCCAGCTCCCTCCCACGTGACAGCCCTGCAGGGTAGcaaaggcagggctggggacatcgCAGGAGGACTGCGGAGACAAGCAAGAGCGGGTCCTTTCCCTGGTGGCCACTAACCGATGTTGGTGGTGAATCCCGGGGTAGAGCTGAGCGGGATAGGCAGGCTGAAGCTACTCTGGGCTGTGTGCAGGCAGGCCTCCTGATGGCGGGCATGTGTGCTGAAGGAGCCGGGCTGCCCTCGCCGGCGCTGGAACTCCTCCTGGATGCTCTCCTCCGTCTGCAGGCTCACCGAGAACTGCAGGGCAATCAGCTGGCTGCTCtctctcacacactcacacatccCTGGCTCAAAGCCCCAGGGCTTCCCCTTCTGAAATGAGCTCAGAACTGGAGCCCTTCCCCACCTCACACCCCAAGGAGAGCTCAGCTGTGTCCCTCTAGAAACCCTCACTAGAAAGCCCACAGCAGCCCAGTGCTACCcaatcccttctctctctcccccacgCAAaacccctgcctctccccacagTGGCCCCCAAGCCAGCACTGACCTGCAGACATGGGATGTCTCCTTCCGAGAAGTTAAAGGTCCCAATGACATCCTCTCCTATCTTATACACGGTCTTAAAGATGCAGAACGTCCCCACCTTCCCACGAGTGTTGCTGATGTTATACAGGTCTGTGGAGAAACAAGATGGGGGGAAAGGGTTGCCACAGGATGAGGCTTTCCTCCATACATGCTTCACACATTAACCCACTCTCTGGGTTAATCACAGAGCCCTGTAGACACGCCTGCTGCTTGGGTGTGAAGGACAGGCCCTGGAGACAGCATTCCCCTTAGGAAATGCCTCCAGTGAGCAAGAGCAAACCACACACTAGCTGTGAtatgctggggagagggggctcTCTGACTGAATGAGGAAAAGCCTGTGACGGGCAGGGAAGAGTCTGTGGGAATCTCTGACCCAAGCAGGCCCTGatggagctgctccacagccccAGTCATAGCTTGGGTTTGACAGCAAGAGATTTTTGTGGCAAGCCCTGAGCTGTGCTTCACACCCAGGTTAGGACAGCAGGTTCAAGAAGGGAATATGACCTACGTAGGCTGCGTCGGGAGGTGGCCACCATGAGCAGTTCTGTTGCCAGGTCTGCCAGGTGTGAGTCTTTCTtcaagccttcctcctcctccaggaagGGGTTTGAGGGTGCAACGGCCTCATCCTGTGAGGACTGGTAATCCTTGAGCCCTGGGGAGTAGGCGAGAGTGTCAGCAGGGCAGGGTGCAGCCAGGCCTgtgtctgcagggagggcagTGTGTGGCCTTACCGTGCAGCACCAGGACACGGAAAGGTACGCGCAGGAGCTTGATGGGGGAGTTGACACGCTGGCAGCCGATGGTTAGCTTGTACACGTACTTTACCGACTGTCCCCGGAAAGAGGGAGGGCCGTCTATGGGCAGCGTCTCACAGTACGAATCTGCAAGGAGCACAGAAAAGGTTGCTTTCCAAGGCCAAAAGGAAGCTCCTGGAGCTGTCGCTCACAGGCTCCCTGCACCCAGGGTTAGGAcccgcagcagggctgagctAGAGACAGtgcctggtgctttctgccatctCCTCTTTCTCACAGTGGGCCAACCATATCCCCAGCTGCCCTGCACCAGCGCAACTGCTCCTCACATCACATGCACCATCATCCCAGGCATCGCTTCCAGCACatacaaccacacacacaaactctGCCTCAAAAGAATGTGAAAGATGTAAAATCCAGGAACACAAACACATGAGGGCTAAACTTACTCATCACGAGTTCAACCTGGATTTGCCTCTGCGCACTTCCTTCAGACACCGCTTTCAGGGTGCAGTCACACACTGCGGTTTCCTCGGGGCTTGGCCCCATGTAGCAGATGAAGACCTCATGCCTCTTTCGATACTCGCTTTACACAAACCCCAAACTCAGCAACAAAAATTagtttcttcctgtgtttttctcTGAAGCACTCTGTCTACATGGCCAAGAAAAAATTAAGAGACCTTCCCAACAACCTGTGGCATATCCCCCTTGACAGACTGATGACTTAGACCACAAAGTCTCTGACTCCAAGACCTTTGAGATGCCAGGGCCTGGCTTCACACCACATTCAGCCCTCTCGAAGCCCCTTGGCCACTACACAAACCCCAACACTTCTCAACGCAGCGTGAACACTTCTACAGCTTTCCCAAACCGCATGCTGTATAATAAGAAAGGCGCAAACAGTGAACTGTGGAAAGTCTCCACCTCTCTGGCTTGCCCACCGTGACGCAGATACACCCTGCCAGAGGAAGGGCAGCATCCTGCTGTGAAACCACAGATCCTTCCCCATGTCTGGCACATCCTAAATATCGAGGCTTAGATTAAAAGCTAGggttacattttaaatataacttctagatttaaaataacagaactggaaggaagaaaaaagcctgtGCTAGTAGCATCCACAAGCTTGTCACACCTTAAAACACAAGGCTGGGGTGCAGCTGTGAACTGTCCTgacagggaggaaaagcaggtaTTTCCAAGGAAGGAAGCAAACTGCTGCAACCTCTGTACTACGCTTAACGAGAGTGCTCACAAAGACCTTCACGCCTAGTGAGGATAATCTGAGCGGAGACCACCACCATCCGAGGAAGATGGGCTGTTTGCTACCTGGCACAGGAATGCTGAGACTTGGGAAGTCCCAGCTTCCATGCATATCCCAGAAGGAAGCACATTCCTGGTGCTACAGATGCCTTCCTTACCCACCCGCTGTACCCTCTGACTGGGCTCCCAGCCTGTGTCCAGGCTGCTTCCATTTCCGCCCCTCTCTGTGATCTACCAAATATTTAAAGGTATTACAAAACCGGAGAGGAGGCAAAGACAGCCACAGAAATGACTTGAGGgcttgaaaaaatgttttatggtgACAAATTTAAAGAGCTCAGTCTGGGCAACATGTCAAAGGGACAGGAGGTGAGTCAACTCCAATATATAGGCACCATAACAAGGGCAGATATTGGGGAATAAGCTGCTGGTCAGCAATTGAAAACAAGGCCTTTTATCAAGAGACAGCCTCGTACAACCTCAGCTCTATGTGCCAGCTCTGGCTACACTTTAATAACATAGTACTTTGCTGAAGCAGAATTAAgatttcttggttttttgttgttttttttttcctttccaaactgTGCAGCAAAActcaaaacttctgaaaaacaggaaatgaaGAATTAAGATACACACCCACACAGCCTTAACTCTGCCTCCACGGAGCTGGCAGGAGCCCCCAGGAATGATCTGCAAGCATGCCAGCTGTAGCCTCGCATAAGAGGAGCAGCACGGCAGGCTGACGGGATCAGTGCGAGCAGCCTGGCAGAGCCGGGGCTGTGATACAGGGGTTTCTGTGCTAAAAAGCCCAGTGCCACACGCAGCGGCATTGCACGTGACACATGCAATGGACACGTGTGTCACACAACCAAGGGGAAAGGCTGTAGCATATGGCCAAGGAACCTTTAAAAGTGAGAAGACTTTGTGTCCTTCCTATGGAGCTGCTTCCATGTGCAAGGCAGATGCAGGCTGCTTGTGCCAGTGTCACCCAGTGGCAgagtggacacacacacacatcactgGGAAGGACAGACTCCCTAGCTTAGCTGGGGGCTGAACAGCTCCTGCCTGCAAAGCCAGCAGACAAGGAAGTCCTCTCAATCCACCCCAGCCACCTGGAGGTTGGACTCTTAGTCACTGATCTCCTCTCCCAGAGCCTGCTGAGCCTGCCTGAGACACTCCAGGAAAAAAAGggcttccctcctgctcccatgGAATGGAtgctccagccccacacctgccAGCAGCGAGGAGTGGAGAATCCAGGTGAGCCTCAGGTGAGCAGCTGAGATTTCTGCctgctcttcttccctgccaCGGCCGCTTTCAGAAAGCACAGGGGACCCTGGCTGTGATGCAGCAGGGCCAGCTCCTTTCCCCCTCATGCTGCTGTAGAATAGTAAGTAAATAACTAAACGTGCTCAGGCAATAGGCTTTGCAGTTTAGGAGACACAACCCCAGACAGCACTGCCCCACCCCACTAACCACCTAGCCAAGCCAGGTTGGTTTCACCCTGTCCACTCTTCCTTCCAGTCAGGCCCCTCCAAGCTCAGAAAGGCAGGAGATTCCAGCTTCAAAACCAGCATGGCACAGCCCATGGCTCCTTGGTCTCACTCGCAGCTCTGCTCTCACCTCCCCAGAGCTCagtgctccagcacagccccctCCACCACTGGCACTGCCTCTCCCTTGGCTCTGTGACTTGAGAGATCTCTGTCAACCATTTCCAGCAGATCCCTAGGACAACTCGAGGAAGGTGTCCACATAGAGCCTGCAATGCCTAATGTTACACTGCCACTGGACCGCAAAGGAGATCTGACACAAACCGACAGACTGGGTCACACAGCCACCAACCAAGAGACAACAGCACATACTTGTATTTTCACAACTGCCTACTCAGGTAGAAGAAGTTGCCTGGAACAACAAAAACAAGTTGCTGCAAATTCCTTGTGAAAAGGATGGTAATTTCTCAAAACAGCAAAAGGGAAAGTAGCGATGAAGGAGAGCTTAAAGGGGACCAACTGGAAGGACATCATTTGAGGGCTTTGGAGACATGGAAAGCTTTGAGCAGAGAATACGAGCAGTGCTCACTTTTAGAGCAGGAAAACAAGAGCAGGCAGAAGACTCTATGATTTCCAGGACAACCACAACCTGAAGAGGAAGCACGGATTCAGAGGACATCAGCCTAAATCCCAAGAATACTCCAGTGTGGCTGAAGAAATAAAGGTAAGGAAATGCAGGTGTGTGTAACTGTTACTTCAGCTGCAGCCAGGTACTTCAAAATGTTTGTGTTGCAGCTAGACAACAGACATGCAGCAAAGGACATGGGCCAGAGACAGGACTGAGGGACATGTTGCAGTACACAGCCCTCACACAGTGGAGAACTGACTCCGGACAACACAGCAGTTCCTTAGCACTCATGCTCCCACCAAAGCACCTCGCCTTCCGTGAGTACCAGGGTCTCCCACTTGCAGCACTCAGGTCCGCAAACCCAGCTTGGAGAGCAGGGCTCCCCAGAGGCGAGCTCTCTGAGCAGGGGACAAGAAGACAGGACTCACAGGACTTTGACTCCCCAGGATCCAGTCGCAAGTCACAGAAGAGAATCTTTGGTGGAGTGGACAGGATACACTGACCCCGCTCTCCTGGAAGAGAAGAACCATGTGAGTGCTGCCCGGCCTCGGCAAGTTTTGCTCTAAGCTAGCATCACTGTGATCTCAGTATTAACAAGGTCCTGTAGCTGCCATCACCAGGGCATCACACAACAAAAGCAACACGGATTTCCTGCTCATTTCTACATGTGTTCCCCTCACATTATGGTGTGCTTGACCTCTGCTTGTTGTGCTCTCACTGTCCCTACCCGAGGTCACACTCACCTCTGTTGGGGATGAAGACTGTCTCGTTCTCTGCCTGCACATCGTGCTTGCTGCCATCAGAAGGAGGGAGCGCTACCCGGTTCTCGCTGGCATGAAACTGGCAGTGGATCTGGGCGCTGGCCCATGCCAGCATCTCACTGAGAGCAAAGAAGAGCAACACTCGTGTCAGTGCTTTAAACCTGGATTACAGCAAGCATGAAGTGACTTGCACTCTGAGGTACCTCCAGCAATAACACAACCATCAGGGAAGCGGGCAGGCTCAAAAGCAGCAAATATCTGCAGCCTGGGTTCAGCTGCCCCTGCCCACAGCACCTGGCTGCCCCAAGCTCAACactcctcagggcaggcaggggacacACATGCTTCCCCACAGCACTGTCCCTCTCAAGAACATCAACTTCTGGTTGTCTCAGACCAGAGAAGGATGCTTCTGTGTCCTTCATAAGGACCTATTTTCTCCTCATGATGCAACTCATTCACTAAGGACTATAGTGTCAAAAGTGCTAGGATGCTAAAATGTCATTTTGCCCCCACCCTAAACAGCCACAAGAACTGGCTGCATCCAGCATGAAAAATAGTCTCATGATTTGGACTCTACTACGACCTCAGCCATTCCACAGGGCATTTCCCATGGCATTACTGACACCTTACAGTTTCCAAAACACTcatctattttttatttcaatatcaGTCTTGCTAATTTAGCCAGTGTATGGTTCCTCTGCTGTTTCCTAACATCATGATCTGATTAGTAAGCACTGACACCAGAGTTTtagatggcacagggatggcaAAGGGATTTTTGGTGCCACAAGAGTATCTCTCGACGTGACACATCAGAGCAGTTAAACTTCTAGACGAACCAGAGAGAAAGGCGTGCTGCATTCGTTTCAGCTGACTAATAATGGGCTGTTTGATCTCTGTATGTGCTGGCTGACTTTACCCAAACACGCGTTGCTTACTCTACCCAGTTACCTCTATCTCCACAACTGTAATTCTGTATCTTCAAAAGTACCAGCAAGGCTTTTCCATAAGGGCTGCCTTAAGCTCTTCTGTTGTAAGGTATGAGGTATATGGAAACAGAGGAAGGGTCTTGATAAAAGACAATGTTTACTAATTTTATATATGCTTAGCCTGATTACAGTACCttcaaacactgtatttttaacctttttttcccccctcatttattttcagtattgcCTAACAATATGCCACTggattgtcttctttttttttttaactggatgcCCAAAGAAAATTTGCACATGCCTTCCTACCAGCAGACCTGGCTTGTCCAGCTGGCAGGATGCAGAAAGATCCTGCTCTGGTGCTGACACCGGTTCCCTCCTCTCACCTCTCCTCACAACTCCCGTAGCCCACAAGGGCTGCACTCCATGCAGCCTTTGGGCAGAAGACCTTTATTTCTTGTACGCCTTGTACTTCACAAGCAAATTCACTTTCTGCCATTTACTTACTGCCTGCCACTTCTGTCCCTGTGCTTGAACTGCATGCCTCTCAGTCCTTCCACCTGCGCCACAGCTTTTGCTAGCCCTGAAAGCTTCTAGTCCCCAAAAGGTCGATCTGCCTGTTGCAGTGACTGTGCTTTGATCTGGCACCTGCCTTTATGCAACCCACAGCTTCAATTTCCAAACCACCAATCTACTTGGTGTTGCCACTCGTATGACTTAGCTGGGTCTCGTCAGTTTGGTCACctgcttttttagtttaaaagcttttctttttccaagaggCGGTTTCCTACAGACCAGGACACACCTGAAGTTCCCAAATGAAGCTCCTGTAACTGTGCTGCGAACGTCCAAAATTGCTACACCTGCTACCTTTGCAGTCCCACATGTTTCGGAACTGGGAAAACCAGCACTGTCAGTACACAAGACAAAACTCCGGAAGACCAGATGCTTATGCCACAGCTGAATTTGAAAGCTGAATTCAGCAGGCAAGAGGAACCAGGAAGTCTCCCAGGATGGAAAGCTAAGGAAGGCAATAAACAAAGAAACCCTACAGAGGTAATACAAGAGCCTGCTTTGCTGCTGCCAAGACTGCAAGCAGTGGAAGCGGGTCCGCCACAACAATCATATGTGAAACGTGTACTGGTGATGAAAAGATGCTGAACATGACAGGGCTGGAAACGGACGCTTCCCAAGAAGGGCTCAAGATGAGAAAGCACTCTCCACCCCCTGGGGACTCAGACTAGGCCACACACTCAGCGGACGTGGAGGCTTTGGGTGACTCCTTATGATGTGGAGTCACCCCCTGTGAGCCAACATAGGAAGCTCCCATCTTCTCACGTTTCCCCAACACCTATTCTGGGCACACTAATGATAAGGGGAGATTCAGCGCTCAAAGGCTGGCTCACAGAAAATGCTGCCTCTTTCTGACTCTAGGCAGTGCTTGCCCCTTTGCCTGCCAGTTCTGGAGGCAGGGATCACACTGATATGTCAGTGCGCTGCTGTATAGAGAGAGTTCCTTCCATAAATGTAGGAAATAATGATGTTGCCTGGATGTTGCCCTGTGAGACTGTCACCCTGGTGTGACTAGATATCCTGTTTTAACAGCGAGTTTGGCTTCATTTTCTGCCAGT is a window of Numenius arquata chromosome Z, bNumArq3.hap1.1, whole genome shotgun sequence DNA encoding:
- the MSMP gene encoding prostate-associated microseminoprotein, coding for MAMRVQKMGSAWGRLCLLLSLLLQLPGSQAKCYFQAKAPCEYEGKQFSLGESWLSTNCLLCTCLHPIGVGCCETTQHPIDFPDWCEAHYDSQTCQISVVQKANPSLPCVKSMEHEWGSAGTPEPLSNKVLGAGLSR
- the RGP1 gene encoding RAB6A-GEF complex partner protein 2, with the translated sequence MIEVLAKLGRGPVFLAGEVLECVITFTNPLSASSTSASSEMLAWASAQIHCQFHASENRVALPPSDGSKHDVQAENETVFIPNRGERGQCILSTPPKILFCDLRLDPGESKSYSYCETLPIDGPPSFRGQSVKYVYKLTIGCQRVNSPIKLLRVPFRVLVLHGLKDYQSSQDEAVAPSNPFLEEEEGLKKDSHLADLATELLMVATSRRSLHLYNISNTRGKVGTFCIFKTVYKIGEDVIGTFNFSEGDIPCLQFSVSLQTEESIQEEFQRRRGQPGSFSTHARHQEACLHTAQSSFSLPIPLSSTPGFTTNIVSLKWRLHFEFVTSGESAGTCLVHGSQSEAITWTGVEQIEVDTFSWDLPIKVLPTNPILASYVSQFSSTNSITI